In Nitrospirota bacterium, the sequence GTGGGCTCGTTTGGGATGTTCACGTAGAGGACGACGGGCCTGTTCGGGTTTGGCTGGATGCGCATCTCCCGCGTGATAAAGAGACTCGCCGGCACCGATATCGTCAGCTCCCCGGCGGCCACCTGGCGGACTGAAACGCTCGAGCCGTGGTTCCTGTGTTTGTACGTGAAGTACACGCGGACCGGCATGTCCTTCTTCATACTGCGGAGCAGCAATGACTGCTTGAACTTGTGCAGGACGACTGCCTCGTTCAACACTTCCCTGATGGTACAGATGCCCCGTGCGGTGACCGCCTCGCCTTCCTGCCGGGTCTCGAACGCGAGAATGACGGGCAGCGCCTTTTTCTGCACATGATCGAGCCGCTCCTGGATCGCCAGCACGTCGGTGATCGGTGCTTCATCCGACCGGTCCCCGGGGTCCCCGCAGGTGTTGTCATCCGCCCTGCCGTTCCGCTCGGCCGCGAGCTTGAGCACCACATGCACGATGTTCCTGACCTCGGCGCTTCCGATCCGCTTCAGGTCCAGGACCAGGGCGTTGTACCGATGCAGGTCTCCTGTAACGATGGTAGGTTCCTCGGCGATCAGCAGGATCGGGCCGCGAATACCGTGCTCCCGCGCGGTGGAGAGAAAGGTGAGGTAGTCGTCATCAAGTCCGATGACCGCGACGTCGCCGGGCGCCGACTGGGAGAGGAACAGGTCCCCGAGCTGGTCGCGGCGTTCGATCCGGAGGGGGAGCTCCGTGACGCGGAGCAGGTCGTTCATGGGGGATGTCGTCCAAACGTGCATGGTTCGTTCCGCGGGGATTTACGGGAGCTCGCATCCGTCGCCGGCGTCGGGTATATCACCTTGAGCATTCATTCCTGTGCCCGTGCTTTGCCGTCTGCATTTTGACCTTTGGTATTTTTGACGCTGAGTGCGGTCATGCTCTTCGTGAGCGTTGCCGCCTTGCGGGGCTCCATGAGGGCGATGATGGCGCCGGCCTTCTTGCTCTTCATCCTCGTCATGATCAGGAGCGCCGTGTCTTCATCGAGCGCGGCGAGCCGTGGAGCGGCGTCCTCGGCAGGCATCACCTCGTAGGCCTTGACCACGTTCTCGATCTTCTCGCCCTTGATCTGCTCCACGCGCTTGAGGGCGGCTTCGACCTGGGCGAGCAGCCTCGTATAGGCCTCTATCTTCCCGTCCACTTCCTTTTTCAGGACGAGGAGCTGCTGCTCTTCCCGCTTCAGGGACTCTTCCTTCTCCTTCAGCTCGACTCGCTTCTCCTCGATGATCCGGAGCATGTCGTCGGCGGCAAATGCGGAGGGTACCGGAAAATAGACTGCCACTGTCAGACAAAGACAAAACAGCAAGGCACCTCTGCGGTTCGTCTTCAGTCCATCTTCGATCTTCCGCCTTCCGTCCGCTGACGACGGTCTTCTATCCCCGATTCTCTTCATTGCGCCCCCCTCCGGGAGATGAACGCATAATCCTGCTCTTTCTGTTCCGCCTGGCCTGCCTGCCGGGCCTCGTGCCCCGCGATCCGGTCTTGCAGCTTGCCGACGAGGCGCTGCTCCTTATAGGCCTCGACCAGAGCCTGCTGCCGTACATCCACGTCTTCGCGGCGGATCTCCACGATCCTCTTCTGCTGCTCGATCTGCTTGCCCAGGTGCTTGATATAGACGTAGTAGAGCTCCATCTCCCGGACGGGAAGCATTCCCCGCGTCTGCCGGTCGGTAAACTCCCCGCAGGTCGTCCTATGCTGCTGCTCGAAGCCGTCCAGGGCCGCCTGCTCGTGGTCGAGCCGCTCCCGGGCCTTCTTCACCTCTGCTTCGAGCTGCTCCGTTGTGAACTCCTTGACTTCCAGCACCCGTGAGAGGATTTTGTGCCTGGTCATACCCTGCCCTCTGCGTTCTCAAAGAGAAAATACAGCCCCTGGAGGCTGTCGCCGAAATCCCGCCGCTCCTTCATGCCTTGTCTGAGATACGTCCTCAGCCGGTCGACCATCGAGATGGCGTGGTCCACCTTCGGATTCGATCCCGCCTTGTATGCGCCGAGGTTGATCATGTCCTCCACCCGTTTATAGTTCGCAAGGGTCTCCACGAACCGCGAGGCGAGCTCCTTGTGCTTCGCATCAACGATATCGGGCATCACCCTGCTGATGCTCTGCAGCACGTCGATCGCCGGGTAGTGGCTCTCCATGGCGAGCTCGCGCGACAGCACGATATGCCCGTCCAGGATCGCCCGGGCCGAGTCCGCCACCGGCTCCTGCATGTCGTCGCCCTCCACGAGGACGGTGTACAGCCCGGTGATGCTTCCCGGCCCCTCCGAGGTCCCGACCCGCTCGAGCAGCCGCGGCAGCAAGGCGAAGACCGAAGGGGTGTAGCCCTTGGAGGTCGGGGGCTCGCCCGTGGCAAGCCCGATCTCGCGCTGGGCCATGGCCACGCGGGTGAGGGAGTCCATGAGCAGCAGGACGTCCGCGCCCCGGTCCCGGAAGTACTCGGCGATGGCCGTGGCAGCCAGGGCGCCGCGCACCTTGGCCAGCGGCGGCTGCTCCGATGTCGAAACGACGATGACGGACTTCTTCATGCCCTCTTCGCCGAGGTCCTTTTCGATGAACTCGCGTACTTCCCGGCCGCGCTCCCCGATCATCGCGATGACGTTCACCGCGGCGGCCGTGTACCGGGCCATCATGCCGAGGAGCACGCTCTTGCCCACGCCCGAACCGGCCATGATCCCGATGCGCTGCCCCTTGCCGCACGTGAGCAGCCCGTTGATGGCCCGGATGCCGAGATCGATGGGATCGGTGATGCGACGCCGTTTGAGCGGGTGCGGGGTCGTTGAGGAAAGGGGGTAGTCGATCCCCGTGATCGGGCCCTTGCCGTCGATCGGCTCGCCCCGGTCGTTGATGACGCGGCCGATGAGCGACGGCGAGACCCGGATCGAGACCTTTCTGCCCGCCGGCAGCACCCTGCTGCCCGGCCGGATGTCGGAAAGGTCCCCCACGGCCATGAGCAGCACCTTGCCGTCGCGGAACCCCACAACCTCGGCGTCGATGGAGACATGATCGGAGATGATGCGGCACGATTCCCCGATGCTCGCCTTGACGCCCGTGGCCTTGATGATGATGCCGGTGATCTCGATCACGCGGCCGTAGACCTTCATCGGCTCGGTCTCGGCGACTGCGCCAATATAGGAAGAAAGGTCGATCATGCCGTATCACCAGCCCCGCGGCGGTCTGCCATGTCCTTGATCAGGTTTTTGAGCTGCTCGTCGATGTCGGTCACCACATCCTCGACCGGGCCCATCACGACCGTGCCGAATCGGGTCATGGCCGGGTCGGCGTCGAACACGATGTCGGGGTGGATACGCGCCAGGTCCGGCTTGTGCTTCGAAAAGAAGTCGAACAGGGCAGGGTTCACTTTGATCGTGATCTGTCCTGTGCGCTCCAGCTTCAGGAGGCCCTCCTTCGCCATCGTGACGATCTGCTCGGGCTTCGCCGTGAGCTCGGCGACCACGATCTTCCGGGCGAGCGCCACGGCGAGCTCGACGCACTGGGGCTCTGCCTCCTTCACGATCCTCTGCTTCAGCGACGCCAGTTCATCGATCAGCGACTCCAGCTTGCCGAGGAGCACCTGCGCCCGCTGCTCCCCCATCTCGAACCCGGCCTTCTCTCCCATGGCGTACCCGCGCTCGTAGGCCTCCCGCTCTACGTGGTCGGCGCTGTGGCCGATCGAGGAGTCGCTCTTCAGCTTCGGCATGCTGAAAACCGTGACCATGTTCAATACTCCCGCCTCGCTTTTGCCCCTCACACGATCCACCCTTCCTCCGGCCCGGAGGCCGGCACCCTAGACAACCACTTCCTCGCCGCCACGTCCCGCAAGCACGATCTTGCCTTCGGCCTCCAGCCGCCTGGCAATCTTCACGATGTTCTGCTGCGCCTTGTCCACATCGGACACCTTGACGGGCCCGCGCGTCTGCATGTCCTCCTTCAGGATCTGGGCGGCGCGCTGCGACATGTTGCGGAAGATCTTTTCCTTGAGCGCTTCCGACGCCGTCTTGAGCGCAAGCGTGAGCTCCTCGGAGCTGGCCTCCTTCAGGATCATCTGGATGCCGCGGTCGTCGACCTTCACGAGGTCGTCGAACACGAACATGAGCTTCCGGATCGAATCGGCGAGCGTGTTGTTCTGCTCCTCGATCCTGCCGATCACAGACTGCTCCGTAGCCCGGTCGCACTGGTTCAGGATCTCGGCGATCATACGGCTCCCACCCAGCTTTTTTCCCTTGCTCTTGCCGATCTCGAGCTGGCCCTTCAGCACTTCCTTCAGCTCTTCGATCGCGGTCTCCGGGATCCGCTCGGTCATCGCGATCCGCATGGCCACGTCCGCCTTCACCGTCTCGGGCAGGGCCGACAGCACCTCGGCGGCCTGGGCCGGTTCGAGCAGGCAGATGATCAGCGCGATGGTCTGCGGGTGCTCCGTCACCAGGAAGGTCACCAGCGTCTTGGCGTCCACCCACCGCAGCGAATCGAGAGGGCCTTCTTTCGACGCCATTTCCATGATCTTCTGCGCGCCGTCCTCGCCCAGACCCTTGGACAGGATCTTCTTGATGTACTCCTCGCCGCCGACGCGCATGTCGCCGCGGGAGACCGTGTCGGAGACCTCCTGCAGCACGTTGTCGATCGCGACCTTGGTTACGGTCTTGAGCCTCGTCATCTGCATGGTAATCCTGCCGATCTCCTTTACATCGAGACCCTTCAGCACCTCGGCCGCCGCGTCTTCGCCGAGGGTGCTCAGGAAGATGGCTGCTTTTTCATATCCGCTTAACGGCATGGAAGCTCCTGTCCCGGATAAACCGGAAACAACACCTGTTAACCACGAAGCACGCGACGTTCACGAAAAAAGCAAAGAGAAAACAGCCAGAGGGTTAAAACTTCGTGGCTTTCGTGATCTTCGCGGTAAAATTTTGGCACTGCAACACGGGACCGTGCCGAATGATTATTTCTCCTCAAGCCATCCCTTGATCAGGTTCGTGGCTTCTTTGGGATTGGCCTTGGCCCAGGCGACCAGCTGCTCCTGTGACGATCGCTCGGGCGCTCCGATGGCCTTCTGCTGCTCGGCCGCGATCTGGGGCGCGAGCACAGGCCTCTGCGCCGGCATCGATGTCAGCGTTTTCATGAGCGGCTTGATCACCATGACAAAGAGGAGGACAAGGCCGACGAGGGGAATGGCGAACTTTGCGCCGGTCATGATCATCGGCATGGCGCTCTGCACACCGCCGCCGGTCTCGGCGATCTCCTCCTGAGGAGCCACCTCGAAGGGCATGTTCACGACCTTCACCTCGTCACCCCGGTCCTGGCTGTATCCCACGGCCTTCTTCACCATGTCCTCGAACTGCCGCACCTCTTCCTCGCTCCGGGGTGTGTATTTCTTGTCCGTCGAACCCTGCTGGGCGGCGTAGGTGCCGTCCACGAGCACGACGACGGAAAGCCGCTTGAGTTCGTTCGCCGGGCTCACGACGCGGCTGATCGTCTTGCTGACCTCGTAATTGATGGTCTCGCTCTTCTTTTCCGACATTCCCTGGGTCGTCGGCGATGCCTGGGCCGCCTGCTGTTTTCCCGGGAGGTTCGACGTCGTACCGGGTATGCCGCCGGACGTGCCGCTCGTGGACTTCTCCGTGTTCCGCTGCTCGCTCCTCGCCACCTGGCTTTCGGGGTCGTACTTTTCCTCGGTCTTCTCCACTTTCGTGAAATCGAAGCTCGCCGCGGCCCGCGCCTTGATCTTGCCCTTGCCCACCACGGGCTCCAGCATGCCCGTGACACGCGTCTCGATCTCCTTTTCGAAGCTCCGCTGGTACTCCAGCTGCCCGCCCGACGCGGCGAAGTTCTCGTCAACCACGGACGTGAGCATCTCTCCGGTGCTGTTCACGACCGACACGTCCCGCGCGTCAAGGCCTTCGACACTGCTCGAGACGAGGTGCACGATGCCCTGCACCTGTCCCGCGGACAACCGTTTTCCCGCCTTGAGCTTGATCAGGACCGAAGCCTTGGGCCGGTCCTCCTTCTGCATGAAGAGGCTTTTCTCGGGCACCACCAGATGGACCCGGCTCTGGTCGATCTCGGCCAGCGACCGTATGGTCCGGGACAGCTCCCCCTGGAGCGCCCGGCGGTAGTTCAGCTTCTGCACGAAATCCGTCATGGTGAAGCTGGTCTTGTCGAACAGCTCGAAGCCGACGCCGCCGCCCTGGGGCAAACCCTGCCCGGCCAGCTGGAGCCGGAGCTCATAGACCTTGTCGGCGGGGACCATGATCCCGCCCGCCGTCGTGGTATAGGGCACACGCATTTCCGTCAGCTTCTGGGCGATGGCTCCCGCGTCCTCTTCGGACAGGTTCGAATACAAGAGCTGATTGTCAGCCTTCTGGACCCATGTCGCCAGAAGGATCCCGGCAGTGATCACCAGCCCAAGCACCACGAGCAGCGTGATCATTTTCTTCGGGGGCATTGTTCTTACCTGTTCCAGCAATTCAGCCATAATTTACCTCGAGGTATCGCAAGGGGCAGAGCGCATGGCGCATGAAGCAAAAGACCAGTGCCTCTGCTCCACGCCCTCCCCTCAGCTGATTGATTACACCTGCATCCGCATGATCTCTTCGTACGCGGAGAGCAGCTTGTTCCGGACCTCCACCATGAGCTGGAAGTTCATGTCCGCTTTCTCCATGGAGATGATGGCCTGGGTCGGATCGCCGCCCGAGGCGAGCTCCTTGACGGCCTTTTCGGCGTCGGTCTGCACCTGGCTCAGCTTGCCCATCGCCTCCTGCATGATGTCTTCGAACCCCTTCCCCGCGTCCTTCGACGCCGGCTTGAGTTCGGGCAGCCCCGGGGCTGGTCCGAGACCATTGATTTTGAGATCAGACATGAGAACCTCCTGAAGATTCGACACATGGTGTAACCAAAGATGCACACAGGTTTCAGAAAAAGGACTGGCGTTGTCCTCCACTGCTAGCCGAGCTCATCTGTGGCAAAAACGGTTTTTACACTTTTCCCATCTCCAGCGTCTTCGCGAACATCGCCTTCGACATGTTGAATGCCGAGACCGAGGCTTCGTACGCCCGCGACGCCATCATCATGTTCACCATCTCCTCGATGACGTTCACGTTCGGCATTGCCAGAAATCCATCGGCATTCGCGTCGGGGTGACCCGGGTCGTAGATCATCTTGAAAGGGGACTCGTCGCGCACAATGGCGGTCACCTTCACGCCTTCGAGCCCTGCCTGACCCCCGCCAAGGTTCTCGGTCGTGAAGACGGCGTCCTGCCTGCGGTAGGGTCCGCCCTCGGTGCTCCTCGTGGACTGGGCGTTCGCCAGGTTCGACGCGATGACGTTCATGCGCTGCCGCTGGGCGGCGAGCGCCGATGCGCTGACGTGAAACACTCCGAAAGAATCCATGTGCCGGCCTCCTTAAATACGCTGCGCGGGGTCATGCTTCCCGCCCCGGGCCCGTGCTCCGCTAACCACTGGTCTTCATCGCGTTCTTATACATCTGTATCTTCTTCGTCAGGAGCGTGACCGCAGCCTCCATGAGCATGGCGTTCTCCGTCATCTTCGCCACCTCAAGGTCCATCTCCACGTTGTTCTTGTCAGCCCACGGCCGGCTGTCCTCGCCCTGCACTTCTCCGGCGCCGGCTGCGGACTCCCCGGCCTGCAGGTGCTGGGGGTCGGTCGTCACCATATGCATTTCGCTGCCCAGGACCTGGCCGAAGCTGACGTCCCTGGCCCGGTAATTGGGCGTGTCCACATTGGCGATGTTCGATGCAAGCACGCCATGCCTGATTCCCGTCTGCTGCACCAGGCGCTCGAGGATTTTCATACTGTCGGACATGAAATGCCTCCTTTATATATGAATCAATTACCATGCCAAAACCGGATGCTGCCTCTAACACGGATGAATACCGTAAAATCTTAATGACATCCCGTTTTATTGATCCGTGTTTACCTGTGTTCATCTGTGGTTACAAATTGTCTTTCCGGCATTTTTTTCACCCTACCGGCAATTTTTGCCCGTATTCCTGCAGTTTGTTCCGTACCGTCCTGACGCTCACGCCCAGCAGCTTCGCGGCCATTGTCTTGTTCCCGTTCACTTCTTTGAGGGTTTTCAGGATCATCTCCTTTTCCATGTCCGCGAGCTTGCCGTTCGCCGCAGCCCTCGGCTCCGCCTGGTCGAACATCAGGTGTTCGGGCGTGACGGCATCGCCCGCGCAAAGGAACACGGCGCGCTGCATGATGTTCTCGAGCTCGCGCACGTTCCCGCGCCAGGGCATACCCTTGAGCAGGTCCAGGGCTTCCCCGGCGCAGCCGCCGATGCTCTTGCCTGCCGCGGTGGAGCAGGCCTTGATGAAATGGTTCGCGAGCAGTTCGATGTCCTCGGGCCGCTCGCGGAGCGCAGGCACCTTCAGCGGGAACACGTTCAGCCGGTAGAACAGGTCCTCCCGGAACCTGCCCCCGGCGCACTCCTGCGCGAGGTCACGGTTCGTCGTTGCAATCACACGCACGTCGACGCGGACGGGCTCCCTGCCGCCGACGCGGTCGATCTCGCGCTCCTGCAGCACGCGGAGCAGCTTTGCCTGGAGCAGCAGGGGCATCTCTCCGATCTCGTCCAGCAGGATGGTGCCGGTGTCGGCCAGCTCGAGCTTTCCCTTCTTGCGCTCCACGGCGCCGGTAAAGGCGCCCTTCTCGTGTCCGAACAGCTCCGATTCGAGCAGGTTCTCGGGGATCGCGGCACAGTTCACGGCGATGAAGGGATTCTGCTTCCTCCTGCTCGAGCGGTGAATGTGGCGGGCGAGCAGTTCCTTCCCGGTGCCGCTCTCGCCCGTGATCAGCACGGTGATGTCGTTGCCCGCGAGATCGCCCGCGAGCCGGATGATCTTCTGCATCTCGCGGCTGCCGGTCAGCAGCTCCTTGTCCGCCGTGGTCCTGGTTATGATCCCCGCGATCATCTTGCCCAGGGTGTCGAAGGAAAAGGGCTTCATCAGATAATCGGTGGCGCCCTCTTTCATCGCCTCGACGGCGTTCTCTACGGTTCCGAAGCCGGTGATCACGAGCACTGGCACATTGCCCACGCAGCGCCGCACCTCCTTCAGGAACGAGAGCCCGTCCATGCGCGGCATCTTCATGTCTGTAACGATGAGCGAGCAGGCGCCCTTCTTC encodes:
- the flgC gene encoding flagellar basal body rod protein FlgC, encoding MDSFGVFHVSASALAAQRQRMNVIASNLANAQSTRSTEGGPYRRQDAVFTTENLGGGQAGLEGVKVTAIVRDESPFKMIYDPGHPDANADGFLAMPNVNVIEEMVNMMMASRAYEASVSAFNMSKAMFAKTLEMGKV
- a CDS encoding PilZ domain-containing protein, which translates into the protein MNDLLRVTELPLRIERRDQLGDLFLSQSAPGDVAVIGLDDDYLTFLSTAREHGIRGPILLIAEEPTIVTGDLHRYNALVLDLKRIGSAEVRNIVHVVLKLAAERNGRADDNTCGDPGDRSDEAPITDVLAIQERLDHVQKKALPVILAFETRQEGEAVTARGICTIREVLNEAVVLHKFKQSLLLRSMKKDMPVRVYFTYKHRNHGSSVSVRQVAAGELTISVPASLFITREMRIQPNPNRPVVLYVNIPNEPTTQFRVMDISTRGIGFLCSRDLPVDREYSMTIMLPDPQAVVVTNGTIRFKKDCGDGIRYGAEIRTHPWDEENLAKYVMKREAEIVGLLRNL
- the fliE gene encoding flagellar hook-basal body complex protein FliE, encoding MSDLKINGLGPAPGLPELKPASKDAGKGFEDIMQEAMGKLSQVQTDAEKAVKELASGGDPTQAIISMEKADMNFQLMVEVRNKLLSAYEEIMRMQV
- a CDS encoding FliI/YscN family ATPase, coding for MIDLSSYIGAVAETEPMKVYGRVIEITGIIIKATGVKASIGESCRIISDHVSIDAEVVGFRDGKVLLMAVGDLSDIRPGSRVLPAGRKVSIRVSPSLIGRVINDRGEPIDGKGPITGIDYPLSSTTPHPLKRRRITDPIDLGIRAINGLLTCGKGQRIGIMAGSGVGKSVLLGMMARYTAAAVNVIAMIGERGREVREFIEKDLGEEGMKKSVIVVSTSEQPPLAKVRGALAATAIAEYFRDRGADVLLLMDSLTRVAMAQREIGLATGEPPTSKGYTPSVFALLPRLLERVGTSEGPGSITGLYTVLVEGDDMQEPVADSARAILDGHIVLSRELAMESHYPAIDVLQSISRVMPDIVDAKHKELASRFVETLANYKRVEDMINLGAYKAGSNPKVDHAISMVDRLRTYLRQGMKERRDFGDSLQGLYFLFENAEGRV
- a CDS encoding sigma-54 dependent transcriptional regulator, translating into MNATIAKPVFVVDDDAQMRLALREAVQRLGYPVVLCEGGEDALGKLKKGACSLIVTDMKMPRMDGLSFLKEVRRCVGNVPVLVITGFGTVENAVEAMKEGATDYLMKPFSFDTLGKMIAGIITRTTADKELLTGSREMQKIIRLAGDLAGNDITVLITGESGTGKELLARHIHRSSRRKQNPFIAVNCAAIPENLLESELFGHEKGAFTGAVERKKGKLELADTGTILLDEIGEMPLLLQAKLLRVLQEREIDRVGGREPVRVDVRVIATTNRDLAQECAGGRFREDLFYRLNVFPLKVPALRERPEDIELLANHFIKACSTAAGKSIGGCAGEALDLLKGMPWRGNVRELENIMQRAVFLCAGDAVTPEHLMFDQAEPRAAANGKLADMEKEMILKTLKEVNGNKTMAAKLLGVSVRTVRNKLQEYGQKLPVG
- a CDS encoding FliH/SctL family protein, which translates into the protein MDRVRGKSEAGVLNMVTVFSMPKLKSDSSIGHSADHVEREAYERGYAMGEKAGFEMGEQRAQVLLGKLESLIDELASLKQRIVKEAEPQCVELAVALARKIVVAELTAKPEQIVTMAKEGLLKLERTGQITIKVNPALFDFFSKHKPDLARIHPDIVFDADPAMTRFGTVVMGPVEDVVTDIDEQLKNLIKDMADRRGAGDTA
- the fliJ gene encoding flagellar export protein FliJ; this translates as MTRHKILSRVLEVKEFTTEQLEAEVKKARERLDHEQAALDGFEQQHRTTCGEFTDRQTRGMLPVREMELYYVYIKHLGKQIEQQKRIVEIRREDVDVRQQALVEAYKEQRLVGKLQDRIAGHEARQAGQAEQKEQDYAFISRRGAQ
- the fliF gene encoding flagellar basal-body MS-ring/collar protein FliF, which translates into the protein MAELLEQVRTMPPKKMITLLVVLGLVITAGILLATWVQKADNQLLYSNLSEEDAGAIAQKLTEMRVPYTTTAGGIMVPADKVYELRLQLAGQGLPQGGGVGFELFDKTSFTMTDFVQKLNYRRALQGELSRTIRSLAEIDQSRVHLVVPEKSLFMQKEDRPKASVLIKLKAGKRLSAGQVQGIVHLVSSSVEGLDARDVSVVNSTGEMLTSVVDENFAASGGQLEYQRSFEKEIETRVTGMLEPVVGKGKIKARAAASFDFTKVEKTEEKYDPESQVARSEQRNTEKSTSGTSGGIPGTTSNLPGKQQAAQASPTTQGMSEKKSETINYEVSKTISRVVSPANELKRLSVVVLVDGTYAAQQGSTDKKYTPRSEEEVRQFEDMVKKAVGYSQDRGDEVKVVNMPFEVAPQEEIAETGGGVQSAMPMIMTGAKFAIPLVGLVLLFVMVIKPLMKTLTSMPAQRPVLAPQIAAEQQKAIGAPERSSQEQLVAWAKANPKEATNLIKGWLEEK
- the flgB gene encoding flagellar basal body rod protein FlgB, with the protein product MSDSMKILERLVQQTGIRHGVLASNIANVDTPNYRARDVSFGQVLGSEMHMVTTDPQHLQAGESAAGAGEVQGEDSRPWADKNNVEMDLEVAKMTENAMLMEAAVTLLTKKIQMYKNAMKTSG
- the fliG gene encoding flagellar motor switch protein FliG is translated as MPLSGYEKAAIFLSTLGEDAAAEVLKGLDVKEIGRITMQMTRLKTVTKVAIDNVLQEVSDTVSRGDMRVGGEEYIKKILSKGLGEDGAQKIMEMASKEGPLDSLRWVDAKTLVTFLVTEHPQTIALIICLLEPAQAAEVLSALPETVKADVAMRIAMTERIPETAIEELKEVLKGQLEIGKSKGKKLGGSRMIAEILNQCDRATEQSVIGRIEEQNNTLADSIRKLMFVFDDLVKVDDRGIQMILKEASSEELTLALKTASEALKEKIFRNMSQRAAQILKEDMQTRGPVKVSDVDKAQQNIVKIARRLEAEGKIVLAGRGGEEVVV